The DNA sequence TGAGAAACCAAATCTGGTGATGCCAGCCATTGGAGAGTTTACTTAGTTGATTTCACATTTTGAAATGAGAAGTAGGGCATCATAAAATAGGAAAAGGCAAATAAACTATAACATATCTTTGTCTGGAAAGCCACAGCTAATCGATACCTAAAAATTGCTCTTCTccaagaataagaaaaaaataatcctGAATTGTCAGCGCCCAATGAAATTTAGAATCTATTGATAGTTGGAATAAATTTGGCGAGCCCAGAACATGTCCATGGTCCAAAATATTATGGTGTAGAATACCTAGTATTTCTGTCAATTGTTTAATTACCTATTTTGTCGTTTTAttgtttttatgattaaaaCTTATCAGTTTTTTTTTAGATCATATTTTAACCCTCTCTAACTAATGTATTCAACGAAGTGCTTTTATTAAGCAGTAGATCCTTACTCTCACTATAGTCTCAATACATCATTCAATGACAGAGTTTATTGAGTAGGTTTCCACCGAGCAGGATCAGCGGCAGAAAACCTAAGTTTGAACAACTGGCTTTCATACTATATATTGAAATTCTCAAATCCCTTCCTTTTTCTTAAAGAACTATTAAAACGATACAAATAAGTGAAACCAACGAAATGAGTAGCACTTCAGATAATCAGATTGAAACAAATGAAGGCTAAATGATTTTGAATAAACATAAGAACTTAGATCCAATGATGTAAACATGCATTTACGTGTTTATATAAGGGAACTTGAATATACTAGGCATTTCACTTAACATTAGACAGCATCTAAGCACACATACTTGTTGAACGTGACCTTCATGGGTATAGCTGAACCCGTCTTTGTATGCAAAACcttgtttcttttcttcttcaatctcTCCTCCATCTGAATTATCCAACAACAATATCAACTAAAGCCCACAAAACAATATTGGATAAGGAACATTTAACACAAAGAGATTAACTGCATTTCCTCAATATCTCTCAGTAACTCGGCTACAGAAATATTAAACACCAAACAATTATTGAAGACAAAATGAAGATTAAACTAAAAGCCACagacaaaactaaaaataatggGCACCCGAAAAAAAAGGCTTACTTTTGTTTGAGCTTTTTGTGGGTCATCAAGACAACTCCCAAGAATTTCAGCAAATTCAGGATCTCTGTCATAATCCCTTTCTTCTTTCCTCCCAGTAAATCTACTGTGCGACGATAATTCATTTTCACCATCACCATCGTCATCATAATAATCTTCACCATTctcttgctcttcttcgatctcTGTATTTACACTTTGATTGCTCCTTCTCTGAGCACGATTCAGTTTAGCACCAACCAATGAAACACCAGTTCGAACATAATGGTTCTGTTTTGGAAAAGCAACTATTGAGACTGGGGGAAAAGAGAAGCGGTGGCAGGATAATTGATAGCTGAGCGTGGGCTGGGGACAAAGAGAAGACGAGCAAGGCTGCAAGATGAGCATTTGGGAGAAGAGGCGAGTTTCAGCTAGAGTTACAGAGGGTTGCGGTTTTGAAGAGTGTGGATTCTGTAGACCGTTGTCAGATTGTGCTTCTTCTTCCTCTGGATAGGGTTTTTGCCAAGCTGGGTTTGGGTTTAAACTCCTTTTCGCTCTTCCAGTTTGAgaacatattttttttcttaaataaaaattttataaattaaaaagaattaattttttatttttaataaaaaattaaattaaattaaattaagctcatataaatttttattctatattaaaatattattttatacgaataaaaatatagtttcaaaatagcaaaagaaagaaaacatatGCAACTGCAAACACTAACAGCGAGGAATATACTCTAtccaaataatttaaataattattatttatctaaaaatttttttggataaaattattatccacaTTTATAGTATCACTTTGactctaaaaatttaataaaaataaaaataaaaataaaaagaataagagaaggatatatttagatgagaattttggaaaaagaaaagaagtaaAATTCTTTTTTAGACATGCTGTAATTGGATAGATACTCATATGAATTAGTTAAAACAGAGCTGAATGAATTTATAAATACTATTATATtaacaatttttatatatattaaagtt is a window from the Manihot esculenta cultivar AM560-2 chromosome 16, M.esculenta_v8, whole genome shotgun sequence genome containing:
- the LOC110604165 gene encoding uncharacterized protein LOC110604165; translation: MLILQPCSSSLCPQPTLSYQLSCHRFSFPPVSIVAFPKQNHYVRTGVSLVGAKLNRAQRRSNQSVNTEIEEEQENGEDYYDDDGDGENELSSHSRFTGRKEERDYDRDPEFAEILGSCLDDPQKAQTKMEERLKKKRNKVLHTKTGSAIPMKVTFNKFGFSNSYIWFEFYNAPLEKDVSLICDAIRSWHIIGRLGGCNSMNMQLSQSTFSKRPNYDAIQGANVTPTTFYNIGDLEIQDNLARIWVDIGTTEPLLLDVLINALTQISSDYVGIKQIMFGGSEFESWKENWASEDAGCSIHKI